The Streptomyces laurentii genome contains a region encoding:
- a CDS encoding hypothetical protein (DNA-binding protein [Streptomyces cattleya NRRL 8057= DSM46488];~Helix-turn-helix XRE-family like proteins. Prokaryotic DNA binding proteins belonging to the xenobiotic response element family of transcriptional regulators; cd00093;~identified by MetaGeneAnnotator; putative;~non-specific DNA binding site [nucleotide binding];~salt bridge;~sequence-specific DNA binding site [nucleotide binding]): MATVLESTDGKARRLAELREFLMSRRARVSPAEAGLPDGGARRRTPGLRREEVAVLAGVGASWYQWL, translated from the coding sequence GTGGCCACGGTGCTGGAGAGCACGGACGGCAAGGCGCGTCGGCTGGCGGAGCTCCGCGAGTTCCTGATGAGCCGCCGTGCCCGGGTCAGCCCGGCCGAGGCGGGCCTGCCGGACGGCGGTGCCCGGCGCCGTACGCCCGGTCTGCGCCGTGAGGAGGTCGCCGTCCTCGCCGGGGTGGGGGCTTCCTGGTACCAGTGGCTCTAA
- a CDS encoding magnesium and cobalt efflux protein corC (Domain of unknown function DUF21; pfam01595;~FOG: CBS domain [General function prediction only];~Magnesium and cobalt efflux protein CorC [Streptomyces venezuelae ATCC10712];~This cd contains two tandem repeats of the cystathionine beta-synthase (CBS pair) domains associated with the CorC_HlyC domain. CorC_HlyC isa transporter associated domain. This small domain is foundin Na+/H+ antiporters, in proteins involved in...; cd04590;~Transporter associated domain; smart01091;~identified by MetaGeneAnnotator; putative), which translates to MNAQLILGAVALVVVAWLAACAEAGIARVSSFRAAEAVRSGRRGAEKLTQVAADPTRYLNVALLVRVACETAAGVLVTYACLTALPETWEALLVAIAVMVLVSYVAVGVSPRTIGRQHPLNTATAAAYVLVPLARVMGPIPQLLILIGNAVTPGKGFRKGPFASEAELRAMVDLAEQESLIEDEERRMVHSVFELGDTLVREVMVPRTDLVCIERHKTVRQALTLALRSGFSRIPVTGENEDDIVGVVYLKDLVRKTHISREAEADLVSTAMRPAAFVPDTKNAGDLLREMQQDRTHVAVVIDEYGGTAGIVTIEDILEEIVGEITDEYDRELPPVEELGHDRYRVTARLDIGDLGELYGFGPDEYDDEDVETVGGLLAKALGRVPIAGANAVVELPDRRTLRLTAEAPAGRRNKIVTVLAEPIGPDGAGFPGSADRPDGRDGRDGRDGADGTGEEKAER; encoded by the coding sequence ATGAACGCACAACTGATCCTCGGCGCGGTCGCCCTGGTCGTGGTCGCCTGGCTCGCGGCCTGCGCCGAGGCCGGCATAGCCCGCGTCTCCAGCTTCCGCGCCGCCGAGGCCGTACGGTCGGGGCGGCGCGGCGCCGAGAAACTCACCCAGGTCGCCGCCGACCCCACCCGCTATCTCAACGTGGCGCTGCTCGTCCGCGTCGCCTGCGAGACGGCGGCCGGGGTCCTCGTCACCTACGCCTGTCTGACAGCCCTCCCGGAGACCTGGGAGGCGCTGCTCGTCGCCATCGCCGTGATGGTGCTCGTGTCGTACGTCGCCGTCGGCGTCTCGCCGCGCACCATCGGCCGCCAGCACCCGCTGAACACGGCGACCGCCGCCGCGTACGTCCTGGTGCCGCTGGCCCGCGTGATGGGCCCGATCCCGCAGCTGCTGATCCTCATCGGCAACGCGGTCACCCCCGGCAAGGGCTTCCGCAAGGGCCCGTTCGCCTCCGAGGCCGAACTGCGGGCCATGGTCGACCTCGCCGAGCAGGAGTCGCTCATCGAGGACGAGGAGCGCCGCATGGTGCACTCCGTCTTCGAACTCGGCGACACCCTCGTCCGCGAGGTGATGGTGCCGCGCACCGACCTCGTCTGCATCGAGCGCCACAAGACCGTCCGCCAGGCCCTCACCCTCGCGCTGCGCTCCGGCTTCTCCCGGATCCCGGTGACCGGCGAGAACGAGGACGACATCGTCGGCGTCGTGTATCTGAAGGACCTGGTCCGCAAGACGCACATCAGCCGCGAGGCCGAGGCCGACCTGGTGTCCACGGCGATGCGGCCGGCGGCCTTCGTGCCCGACACGAAGAACGCCGGCGACCTGCTGCGCGAGATGCAGCAGGACCGTACGCACGTCGCCGTCGTCATTGACGAGTACGGCGGCACGGCCGGCATCGTCACCATCGAGGACATCCTGGAGGAGATCGTCGGCGAGATCACCGACGAGTACGACCGGGAGCTGCCGCCCGTCGAGGAGCTGGGCCACGACCGCTACCGGGTCACCGCGCGTCTCGACATCGGTGACCTCGGCGAGCTGTACGGTTTCGGCCCGGACGAGTACGACGACGAGGATGTGGAGACCGTCGGCGGCCTGCTCGCCAAGGCGCTCGGCCGGGTGCCGATCGCCGGGGCGAACGCCGTCGTGGAACTCCCGGACCGGCGGACGCTGCGGCTGACCGCCGAGGCCCCGGCCGGCCGCCGCAACAAGATCGTCACCGTGCTCGCCGAACCGATCGGCCCGGACGGCGCGGGATTCCCGGGCAGTGCGGACCGCCCTGATGGCCGCGATGGCCGCGATGGCCGGGACGGTGCGGACGGCACCGGCGAGGAGAAAGCGGAGCGATGA
- a CDS encoding metalloprotease (SCC117.06, unknown, len: 165 aa. Highly similar to several proteins of unknown function, including: Mycobacterium tuberculosis SW:Y1DD_MYCTU(EMBL:Z95208) hypothetical 20.3 KD protein (182 aa), fasta scores opt: 599 z-score: 713.5 E(): 2.4e-32 56.5% identity in 154 aa overlap and Mycobacterium leprae SW:YN67_MYCLE(EMBL:U00016) hypothetical 19.8 KD protein (178 aa), fasta scores opt: 588 z-score: 700.8 E(): 1.2e-31 54.5% identity in 154 aa overlap. Contains a Prosite hit to PS01306 Uncharacterised protein family UPF0054 signature;~identified by MetaGeneAnnotator; putative;~metal-binding heat shock protein; Provisional;~metalloprotease [Streptomyces coelicolor A3(2)]), with protein sequence MSIDVNNESGTEVDEQAILDIARYALARMRIHPLSELSVIVVDAEAMEQLHIQWMDLPGPTDVMSFPMDELRPPSKDDEAAEPPQGLLGDIVLCPEVAKKQGEDAPTGHSMDEELQLLTVHGVLHLLGYDHEEPDEKAEMFGLQAAIVDGWRAEKGLTGPSPAPTVS encoded by the coding sequence ATGTCGATCGACGTCAACAACGAGTCCGGCACCGAGGTCGACGAGCAGGCGATCCTCGACATCGCCCGCTACGCGCTCGCGCGCATGCGCATCCACCCGCTCTCCGAACTCTCGGTGATCGTGGTGGACGCCGAGGCCATGGAACAGCTCCACATCCAGTGGATGGACCTGCCGGGCCCGACGGATGTCATGTCCTTCCCGATGGACGAGCTGCGCCCGCCGTCGAAGGACGACGAGGCCGCCGAGCCCCCGCAGGGCCTGCTCGGCGACATCGTGCTCTGCCCCGAGGTCGCCAAGAAGCAGGGCGAGGACGCCCCGACCGGGCACTCCATGGACGAGGAGCTCCAGCTGCTCACCGTCCACGGAGTGCTCCACCTGCTCGGCTACGACCACGAGGAGCCGGACGAGAAGGCCGAGATGTTCGGCCTCCAGGCCGCCATCGTGGACGGCTGGCGCGCGGAGAAGGGCCTGACCGGCCCGTCCCCGGCGCCGACCGTCTCCTGA
- a CDS encoding mmcQ-like protein (MmcQ-like protein [Streptomyces albus J1074];~Protein of unknown function (DUF419); cl15265;~identified by MetaGeneAnnotator; putative) — MTPERLRAFCLDFNDATEEFPFGPEASVFKVAGKMFALASLDAEPLRINLKCDPDDAVRLREEYPAIVPGYHMNKRHWNTVTVGELPDRMVRELVEDSYDLVVAGLPKAVRLRLDRP, encoded by the coding sequence ATGACACCGGAGCGGCTGCGGGCCTTCTGCCTGGACTTCAACGACGCGACCGAGGAGTTCCCGTTCGGCCCGGAGGCCTCGGTCTTCAAGGTCGCCGGGAAGATGTTCGCCCTCGCGTCGCTGGACGCCGAGCCGCTGCGGATCAACCTCAAATGCGATCCGGACGACGCCGTACGGCTCCGCGAGGAGTACCCGGCGATCGTTCCCGGCTATCACATGAACAAGCGGCACTGGAACACGGTGACCGTGGGAGAGCTCCCGGACCGCATGGTCCGGGAGCTCGTCGAGGACTCGTACGACCTGGTCGTCGCGGGTCTGCCGAAGGCGGTACGGCTCCGGCTCGACCGCCCGTAG
- a CDS encoding phosphate starvation-induced protein (Evidence 2a : Function of homologous gene experimentally demonstrated in an other organism; PubMedId : 12762842; Product type ph : phenotype;~PhoH-like protein; pfam02562;~Phosphate starvation-inducible protein PhoH, predicted ATPase [Signal transduction mechanisms]; COG1702;~identified by MetaGeneAnnotator; putative;~phosphate starvation-induced protein [Streptomyces cattleya NRRL 8057 = DSM46488]): MLGSGDALLRVIEKAFPATDIHVRGNEISAVGDATEVAVVQRLFDEMMLVLRTGQPMTEDAVERSIAMLRKEDGETADETPSEVLTQNILSSRGRTIRPKTLNQKRYVDAIDKHTIVFGIGPAGTGKTYLAMAKAVQALQSKQVTRIILTRPAVEAGERLGFLPGTLYEKIDPYLRPLYDALHDMLDPDSIPKLMASGTIEVAPLAYMRGRAQPVFTNVLTPDGWRPIGDLQVGDLVIGSNGEPTPVLGVYPQGEKDIYRLSAQDGSWTLCCGEHLWTVRTAADKRRNKPWRVLETREMIGNLRAAHAPRYELPLLTAPVALPERVVPMDPYALGLLLGDGCLTGSTTPSFSSGDPELAEALEAALPGVSVQWKKGPDYVLNRVASPGYRVTTENPVTRVLRQFDLLGTRSHSKFVPDDYLLNSADVRLAVLQGLLDSDGGPVTQRDRTCRIQYSTTSIILRDDVIALVQSLGGVAYTRRREADGRPQGNALGKHRYDAHVVDIRLPEGLEPFRLARKRDTYHAAGGGGRPMRFIDSIEPAGREETVCIQVAAEDSLYVTQDYLLTHNTLNDAFIILDEAQNTNPEQMKMFLTRLGFDSKIVITGDITQVDLPGGTKSGLRQVRDILDGVPDVHFSTLTSQDVVRHKLVGRIVDAYEKYDSRNDSGRDHRDHDGGRRERRNGK; encoded by the coding sequence ATGCTCGGATCCGGTGACGCACTGCTGCGCGTGATCGAGAAGGCGTTCCCGGCCACGGACATCCACGTACGGGGAAACGAGATCAGCGCGGTCGGCGACGCGACGGAGGTCGCGGTGGTCCAGCGCCTGTTCGACGAGATGATGCTGGTGCTCCGCACCGGTCAGCCGATGACGGAGGACGCCGTGGAACGCTCGATCGCGATGCTGCGCAAGGAGGACGGGGAGACGGCGGACGAGACGCCCTCCGAGGTCCTCACCCAGAACATCCTGTCCAGCCGCGGCCGCACCATCCGCCCCAAGACCCTCAACCAGAAGCGCTACGTCGACGCCATCGACAAGCACACCATCGTCTTCGGCATCGGCCCCGCCGGCACCGGCAAGACCTACCTGGCCATGGCCAAGGCCGTGCAGGCCCTCCAGTCCAAGCAGGTCACCCGCATCATCCTGACCCGCCCGGCCGTCGAGGCCGGCGAGCGGCTCGGCTTCCTGCCCGGCACCCTGTACGAGAAGATCGACCCGTACCTGCGCCCGCTGTACGACGCGCTGCACGACATGCTCGACCCCGACTCCATCCCCAAGCTGATGGCGAGCGGGACCATCGAGGTCGCGCCCCTGGCCTACATGAGGGGCCGCGCCCAGCCCGTCTTCACCAATGTGCTGACGCCGGACGGCTGGCGGCCCATCGGCGACCTCCAGGTCGGGGACCTCGTCATCGGTTCCAACGGTGAGCCCACCCCGGTTCTCGGCGTCTACCCGCAAGGGGAGAAGGACATCTACCGGCTGTCGGCCCAGGACGGCTCCTGGACCCTGTGCTGCGGCGAGCACCTCTGGACGGTGCGTACGGCCGCAGACAAGCGCAGGAACAAGCCGTGGCGGGTCCTGGAGACCCGGGAAATGATCGGCAACCTTCGGGCGGCCCATGCCCCCCGCTACGAGCTGCCGCTGTTGACCGCGCCCGTGGCCCTGCCCGAGCGTGTGGTGCCCATGGATCCGTACGCGCTGGGGTTGCTGCTGGGTGACGGGTGTCTGACGGGTTCGACGACGCCCTCGTTCTCCAGTGGGGACCCGGAGCTCGCCGAGGCGTTGGAAGCGGCGTTGCCCGGGGTTTCGGTCCAGTGGAAGAAGGGGCCGGATTACGTCCTCAACCGAGTGGCGTCCCCTGGCTACAGGGTGACGACGGAGAACCCCGTCACCCGTGTGCTCCGGCAGTTCGATCTGCTGGGAACGCGCTCGCACTCCAAGTTCGTGCCGGACGACTATCTCCTCAACTCCGCCGATGTCCGCCTTGCCGTCCTTCAGGGGCTCCTCGACTCCGACGGAGGGCCGGTGACGCAGCGGGACCGCACGTGCCGGATTCAGTACTCGACCACATCGATCATCCTTCGCGACGATGTGATCGCTCTGGTCCAGTCGCTGGGAGGCGTCGCCTACACCCGGCGCCGGGAGGCTGACGGCCGCCCGCAGGGGAACGCTCTGGGTAAGCACCGGTATGACGCCCACGTCGTCGACATCCGTCTGCCGGAGGGCCTGGAACCGTTCCGACTCGCTCGGAAGCGGGATACCTACCACGCGGCCGGCGGTGGCGGCCGTCCGATGCGCTTCATTGATTCCATCGAGCCGGCGGGGCGTGAGGAGACGGTCTGCATCCAGGTCGCGGCCGAGGACTCGCTGTACGTCACGCAGGACTATCTGTTGACGCACAACACTCTGAACGACGCGTTCATCATTCTGGACGAGGCGCAGAACACGAACCCCGAGCAGATGAAGATGTTCCTCACCCGCCTCGGCTTCGATTCGAAGATCGTCATCACCGGCGACATCACCCAGGTCGACCTCCCGGGCGGCACGAAGAGCGGTCTGCGCCAGGTCCGGGACATCCTGGACGGGGTGCCGGACGTGCACTTCTCCACGCTCACGTCGCAGGATGTCGTACGGCACAAGCTCGTCGGCCGTATCGTCGACGCGTACGAGAAGTACGACAGCCGCAACGACAGCGGTCGCGACCACCGCGACCACGACGGCGGCCGTCGCGAACGCCGCAACGGGAAGTAG
- a CDS encoding alpha amylase catalytic region (identified by MetaGeneAnnotator; putative;~sequence version:1), translating to MAGNAFSITRSSASPDPSIITMGCFAGTVNWARACPGARVWAVGVRFMGRHCGLRKPPETGLSPFETPRLQAYDCSVASLKSFTGYP from the coding sequence GTGGCCGGGAACGCCTTCTCGATCACGCGCAGCAGTGCGTCACCGGATCCGAGCATCATCACCATGGGGTGCTTCGCGGGGACGGTGAACTGGGCGCGCGCCTGCCCCGGCGCGAGGGTCTGGGCTGTGGGTGTGCGATTCATGGGCCGGCACTGTGGCCTGCGCAAACCTCCCGAAACAGGGCTCTCGCCGTTCGAGACCCCTCGGCTCCAAGCGTACGACTGCTCGGTTGCGAGCCTGAAGTCTTTTACGGGGTACCCGTGA
- a CDS encoding transmembrane efflux protein (Major Facilitator Superfamily; pfam07690;~The Major Facilitator Superfamily (MFS) isa large and diverse group of secondary transporters that includes uniporters, symporters, and antiporters. MFS proteins facilitate the transport across cytoplasmic or internal membranes of a variety of...; cd06174;~identified by MetaGeneAnnotator; putative;~putative substrate translocation pore;~transmembrane efflux protein [Streptomyces cattleya NRRL 8057 = DSM46488]), translating to MPTDTLASPSAVQRTASPTPTPSSDALTGRARLILLVLCAAQFMVALDFSVLNVALPVLGADLGLSPAALQWAVTAFALPSGGFLLLSGRIGDLYGRRKLFLAGLALFGAASLLATLAWNPAVFLTGRALQGIGAAAIVPTGMSLLTTTFPEGPQRARALGISGTLLSLGFTIGMVLGGILTDTLGWRSTMGLLALFSALVLPLAPRLLPESRTPERPRLDVPGAVTVTGGLLALIYALSTAAERGFGDADVLVTLVLGVVLLVVFGIVESRHPAPLVSLPMLRRRTVAFGNLGGLVTFSMMSVVVFSLTLYLQETLGLSSFRTGLVFGVQGILSVLAGSLASRVIARLGARRTLVLGLAGQGLLTAALLGIGTGSGAVLATVAVSLASMCHLAVIISYGVTVTSGVPHEEQGLATGLVTTTQQVGMTIGIPLLGVLATTGDTLYGGVRTVLAIAAVIVLAAAALVAAGLPRTATAE from the coding sequence ATGCCCACCGACACCCTGGCCTCCCCCTCCGCCGTACAGAGAACCGCGTCCCCCACCCCCACCCCGTCCTCCGACGCGCTCACCGGCCGCGCGCGGCTCATCCTTCTCGTCCTGTGCGCCGCCCAGTTCATGGTGGCGCTGGACTTCTCCGTCCTGAACGTCGCCCTGCCCGTGCTCGGCGCGGACCTCGGTCTCAGCCCCGCCGCCCTGCAGTGGGCGGTCACCGCCTTCGCCCTGCCGTCCGGCGGCTTCCTGCTGCTCTCCGGCCGGATCGGCGACCTGTACGGGCGGCGGAAGCTGTTCCTCGCGGGCCTCGCGCTCTTCGGCGCGGCCTCGCTGCTCGCCACCCTCGCCTGGAACCCGGCCGTCTTCCTCACCGGCCGCGCCCTCCAGGGCATCGGCGCGGCGGCCATCGTGCCCACCGGCATGTCGCTGCTGACCACGACCTTCCCCGAGGGCCCGCAGCGCGCCCGCGCGCTCGGTATCTCCGGCACCCTGCTGTCGCTCGGCTTCACCATCGGCATGGTGCTCGGCGGCATCCTCACCGACACCCTCGGCTGGCGTTCCACGATGGGCCTGCTCGCCCTGTTCAGCGCGCTCGTGCTGCCGCTCGCGCCGCGGCTGCTGCCCGAGTCCCGCACCCCCGAGCGGCCCCGGCTCGACGTGCCCGGCGCGGTGACCGTCACCGGCGGTCTGCTGGCGCTGATCTACGCCCTGTCGACGGCCGCCGAGCGCGGCTTCGGCGACGCGGACGTCCTGGTCACCCTGGTCCTGGGGGTCGTGCTCCTGGTGGTGTTCGGGATCGTCGAGTCCCGGCATCCGGCCCCGCTGGTGTCGCTGCCGATGCTGCGCCGCCGTACGGTCGCCTTCGGCAACCTGGGCGGGCTCGTCACCTTCTCGATGATGTCGGTCGTCGTCTTCTCGCTGACGCTCTATCTCCAGGAGACGCTGGGCCTGTCCAGCTTCCGCACCGGCCTGGTCTTCGGCGTCCAGGGCATCCTGTCGGTGCTCGCCGGGTCCCTCGCCTCGCGGGTCATCGCACGCCTCGGCGCCCGCCGCACCCTGGTCCTCGGCCTGGCCGGCCAGGGGCTGCTCACCGCCGCGCTGCTCGGCATCGGCACCGGCTCGGGCGCGGTCCTCGCGACGGTGGCCGTGTCGCTGGCCTCGATGTGCCACCTGGCCGTGATCATCTCGTACGGCGTGACCGTGACGTCCGGCGTCCCGCACGAGGAGCAGGGCCTGGCCACCGGTCTGGTGACCACCACGCAGCAGGTCGGCATGACCATCGGCATCCCGCTGCTCGGGGTGCTCGCCACCACCGGAGACACGTTGTACGGGGGTGTGCGGACGGTCCTCGCCATCGCCGCGGTGATCGTGCTCGCGGCGGCCGCCCTGGTCGCGGCAGGCTTGCCCCGTACGGCCACCGCTGAGTGA
- a CDS encoding pfkB domain-containing protein (ATP binding site [chemical binding];~PFAM: Carbohydrate/purine kinase; KEGG: sma:SAV_5582 carbohydrate kinase;~PfkB domain-containing protein [Streptomyces violaceusniger Tu4113];~Ribokinase-like subgroup A. Found in bacteria and archaea, this subgroup is part of the ribokinase/pfkB superfamily. Its oligomerization state is unknown at this time; cd01942;~Sugar kinases, ribokinase family [Carbohydrate transport andmetabolism]; COG0524;~identified by MetaGeneAnnotator; putative;~substrate binding site [chemical binding]): MTERDNDVVDPLGRLRAPTDPACDVFLTGTVFLDIIFTGLDSAPVRGTESWARGMGSSPGGVANMATALARLGLRTSLAAAFGDDHYGEYCWDALEQGEGIDLSLSRTIAGWHSPVTVSMAYEGERTMISHGHAAPPADVDPGADVDPGADGGLGIDPPVGAPLACPPHSRAAVASLVPGQPEDWVARAARSGARVFADVGWDDTGRWDLAALPDLEHCEAFLPNAAEAMRYTRTDCPRAAARALADKVRYAVVTLGSEGAYAVDGATGEIAEVPAIQVAALDPTGAGDVFVAGFVTGTLAGWPLADRLAFAGLTAALSVQEFGGSLSAPTWGEIAAWWQQAQRCDGQDPAALRARYAFLERLLPVPARPWALRRAVPTIGFRPARAS, encoded by the coding sequence GTGACCGAACGCGACAACGACGTCGTCGACCCGCTGGGCCGGCTGCGCGCGCCCACCGACCCGGCGTGCGACGTCTTCCTCACCGGCACGGTCTTCCTCGACATCATTTTCACCGGCCTCGACAGCGCGCCCGTCCGCGGCACCGAGTCCTGGGCCCGCGGCATGGGCTCCAGCCCCGGCGGCGTCGCCAACATGGCCACCGCGCTCGCCCGGCTCGGCCTGCGCACCTCGCTCGCCGCCGCGTTCGGCGACGACCACTACGGCGAGTACTGCTGGGACGCCCTCGAACAGGGCGAGGGCATCGACCTCTCGCTCTCCCGCACCATCGCCGGCTGGCACTCCCCGGTCACCGTCTCCATGGCCTACGAGGGCGAGCGGACCATGATCTCCCACGGTCACGCCGCCCCGCCCGCCGACGTGGACCCCGGCGCCGACGTGGACCCCGGCGCCGACGGGGGGCTCGGCATCGACCCGCCCGTCGGCGCCCCGCTCGCCTGCCCGCCGCACTCCCGCGCCGCCGTCGCCTCCCTCGTCCCCGGTCAGCCGGAGGACTGGGTGGCCCGCGCCGCACGCTCCGGGGCCCGGGTCTTCGCCGACGTCGGCTGGGACGACACCGGCCGCTGGGACCTCGCCGCCCTCCCCGACCTGGAGCACTGCGAGGCCTTCCTCCCGAACGCCGCCGAGGCCATGCGCTACACCCGCACCGACTGCCCCCGCGCCGCCGCCCGCGCCCTGGCCGACAAGGTCCGCTACGCCGTCGTCACCCTCGGCTCCGAAGGCGCCTACGCGGTCGACGGCGCCACCGGCGAGATCGCCGAGGTACCCGCCATCCAGGTCGCCGCCCTCGACCCGACCGGCGCCGGCGACGTCTTCGTGGCCGGCTTCGTCACCGGCACCCTGGCCGGCTGGCCGCTCGCCGACCGGCTCGCCTTCGCCGGACTCACCGCCGCCCTGTCCGTACAGGAGTTCGGCGGCTCGCTGTCCGCGCCCACCTGGGGCGAGATCGCCGCCTGGTGGCAGCAGGCGCAGCGGTGCGACGGCCAGGACCCGGCCGCCCTGCGCGCCCGGTACGCCTTCCTGGAGCGGCTGCTCCCGGTCCCGGCCCGCCCCTGGGCCCTGCGCCGGGCGGTCCCCACCATCGGCTTCCGCCCCGCCCGCGCCTCGTAG